The following are from one region of the Salminus brasiliensis chromosome 14, fSalBra1.hap2, whole genome shotgun sequence genome:
- the sall4 gene encoding sal-like protein 4: MSRRKQSKPQHINSEEPTSVENGVLQDVQTEEDGNEIKRCRMEETRVCEKCCAEFFDEAEFLEHERNCTKSQQVVIMKDCDGGEIPPEFSQCSPGDFQSDHSDGQSSRNSQSKHSMESVDAMEDEPKLNGDGDLKHGQDDPSSSPDTSYLPSSKLQDSNVTLKTMPGTTVAVTQHSSNSSSQKSPPPSPQQDTLQTIPMILEQLVSLQQQQLQQIQLTEQIRIQVAMMAPQSLHSAVGAAMDPLKALGAHLSQQLSAAAALIGKRTGSQSLSLEALKQGKLPQSSSVPTSLAGGAGSVPLKTEMIKGLPDLASRLPALLPQSPAVMAFQSPFSALAAGIDPSKKGKNKVPGLTELKNGAGEQMFKHKCKFCGKTFGNDSALQIHLRSHTGERPFKCNICGNRFTTKGNLKVHFQRHKDKYPHIKMNPHPVPEHLDNIPTNNGIPYGMSVPIEESNIVDSKPVLGLPSTGLHPSVLQGFKSSFDIPGTGDLYAQRPSSSGSDGASISSGVLNHEVGLDQGKEASDALAGLQHVNGNGLSGENGSGTAKLQQMVDGLEKKTNDPNECVICHRVLSCQSSLKMHYRTHTGERPYKCKICGRAFSTKGNLKAHYGVHRANTPLKMQHSCPICQKKFTNAVVLQQHIRMHMGGQIPNTPLPDSQYESPETMDSSLLEDKNMDASGLEESMEEQEMDLDNQEKQNASEMSPVHVTKGDQPFSGSPAMFSGITALENHMKSLTSALNLQRQSSTASESDCAPKESPTTTGELEYKNGRSPAVSDSVSFHSSSPVDGQLDNGPVKSPESAKTDGGSGVTPRTDSDGGAQDFSETNGALDLTSSFTAKIIKEEPGLPFSNGEYSAGHVPFLRVPPSLVKLEMQIPPENPIGAHNQYGSQLPQGTATPPPSSNAPRRSAKQHLCNVCGKNFSSASALQIHERTHTGEKPFACTICGRAFTTKGNLKVHVGTHMWNNSTRRGQRLSLDNPMALMAMGAESKIIPEMLQPPKDLIPSPMNFDPSVWNQYAAAFTNGLTMKTNEISVIQNGGIPLPGSLAGGPLVASTGGLKMDSSHSGIPAAVAEMEKSGSESVVKSQFPHFMEEGKVN, translated from the exons GGGTTCTTCAAGATGTCCAAACTGAGGAGGATGGAAATGAGATCAAGAGGTGTCGAATGGAGGAGACCAGAGTTTGTGAGAAATGCTGTGCTGAGTTCTTTGATGAAGCAGAGTTTCTTGAGCATGAGAGAAACTGCACTAAAAGTCAACAGGTTGTCATTATGAAGGACTGTGATGGGGGTGAAATACCTCCGGAGTTCTCCCAGTGCTCCCCTGGAGACTTCCAAAGTGATCATAGCGATGGCCAGTCCAGCAGGAATTCCCAGTCAAAGCACAGCATGGAGTCAGTCGATGCTATGGAGGATGAGCCAAAACTCAATGGAGATGGTGATTTGAAACATGGTCAAGATGATCCATCCAGCAGCCCTGACACAAGCTACTTACCCAGTTCTAAATTGCAAGACTCTAATGTAACTCTTAAAACCATGCCTGGCACAACCGTTGCTGTGACTCAGCATTCATCTAATTCTTCTAGTCAGAAGTCTCCACCACCCTCCCCACAGCAAGACACCCTCCAAACCATACCTATGATTCTTGAGCAGCTGGTTAGCCTTCAACAACAGCAGctacagcagatccagctgaCTGAGCAGATTCGCATTCAAGTGGCTATGATGGCACCTCAGAGCCTGCATTCTGCAGTGGGAGCTGCCATGGATCCCCTCAAGGCACTTGGTGCACATCTTTCCCAGCAGCTCTCAGCAGCTGCTGCCCTAATTGGAAAGCGAACAGGCTCCCAGAGTTTGTCTTTGGAAGCTCTCAAGCAAGGTAAACTACCTCAGTCCAGTAGTGTTCCCACATCACTTGCTGGAGGTGCTGGCTCTGTACCCTTGAAGACGGAAATGATAAAAGGGCTCCCAGATTTGGCCAGCCGACTTCCAGCTTTACTTCCTCAGTCGCCTGCAGTTATGGCATTCCAGAGTCCCTTCAGTGCCCTTGCAGCAGGTATTGACCCCtccaaaaaagggaaaaacaaggTGCCTGGTCTAACAGAGTTGAAGAACGGTGCTGGTGAACAGATGTTTAAGCACAAATGTAAGTTCTGTGGGAAGACCTTTGGGAATGATAGTGCCCTCCAGATTCATTTGCGCTCACACACTGGTGAAAGGCCATTTAAATGTAACATCTGTGGAAACCGTTTTACAACTAAGGGGAACCTCAAAGTGCATTTCCAGAGGCACAAAGACAAATATCCACACATCAAGATGAATCCACATCCTGTACCGGAGCACCTGGACAACATTCCCACAAACAATGGCATTCCCTATGGCATGTCTGTGCCTATTGAGGAATCAAATATTGTGGATAGTAAACCAGTGCTTGGCCTACCATCTACTGGTCTCCACCCATCCGTGCTTCAGGGGTTCAAGTCTTCATTTGACATTCCAGGTACTGGTGATCTCTATGCACAAAGACCCTCCTCATCTGGtagtgatggtgcatccatTTCCTCAGGTGTCCTCAATCATGAGGTAGGACTGGATCAAGGCAAGGAAGCCTCAGATgctctagctggcttgcaacaTGTGAATGGCAATGGCCTCTCTGGAGAAAATGGATCTGGCACAGCCAAACTTCAGCAGATGGTGGATGGCCTGGAGAAGAAGACCAATGATCCCAATGAATGTGTGATCTGCCACAGGGTCTTAAGCTGCCAAAGTTCCCTCAAGATGCATTACCGTACACACACTGGTGAGCGGCCCTACAAGTGCAAGATATGTGGAAGGGCCTTTTCTACCAAGGGCAACCTTAAGGCCCACTATGGTGTCCATAGGGCCAATACACCACTAAAGATGCAACACTCCTGTCCAATTTGTCAAAAGAAGTTCACCAATGCTGTTGTACTGCAGCAGCACATTCGAATGCATATGGGTGGCCAGATTCCTAACACGCCACTGCCAGATAGCCAGTATGAGAGCCCAGAAACAATGGATTCCAGTTTGTTGGAGGACAAGAACATGGATGCCAGTGGGCTAGAGGAGAGCATGGAGGAACAAGAGATGGATTTGGACAATCAGGAGAAGCAGAATGCATCTGAAATGAGTCCTGTTCATGTTACAAAAGGGGATCAGCCTTTCAGTGGCTCGCCTGCCATGTTTTCAGGCATCACTGCTCTAGAAAATCACATGAAAAGCCTCACATCAGCCCTGAACTTGCAGAGACAGAGCAGCACTGCATCTGAGAGTGATTGCGCTCCCAAAGAGTCCCCAACGACTACTGGCGAGCTGGAATACAAAAATGGACGCAGTCCAGCGGTTTCAGATTCTGTCTCCTTTCACTCTTCGTCACCAGTAGATGGACAGTTGGACAATGGACCGGTAAAATCTCCGGAATCTGCAAAAACTGACGGTGGATCTGGGGTTACACCTAGAACAGACTCTGATGGTGGAGCACAAGATTTTAGTGAAACAAATGGAGCGCTGGACTTGACTTCTAGTTTCACTGCAAAAATCATTAAAGAAGAACCTGGTCTGCCGTTCTCAAATGGAGAATACT CTGCGGGTCATGTGCCATTCTTGAGGGTGCCTCCAAGTTTGGTTAAACTAGAAATGCAGATTCCTCCTGAGAATCCAATAGGTGCCCACAACCAGTATGGTTCCCAGCTGCCCCAGGGGACCGCTACGCCACCTCCCAGCTCTAATGCCCCTCGTCGCTCTGCCAAGCAAcatctgtgtaatgtgtgtggcAAGAACTTCTCCTCTGCCAGTGCGTTGCAGATCCACGAACGTACACACACTGGCGAGAAGCCCTTTGCTTGCACCATCTGTGGCAGAGCTTTTACAACGAAAGGAAATCTcaag GTACATGTTGGAACACATATGTGGAATAATTCAACAAGGCGTGGCCAGCGCCTGTCCTTGGATAACCCCATGGCACTGATGGCCATGGGTGCTGAATCCAAGATAATCCCAGAAATGCTGCAGCCCCCGAAAGACTTGATCCCCTCCCCAATGAACTTCGACCCATCGGTATGGAATCAGTATGCTGCTGCTTTTACAAATGGGCTGACTATGAAAACCAATGAGATTTCGGTCATCCAAAATGGAGGCATCCCACTCCCTGGAAGTCTTGCTGGGGGCCCTTTGGTCGCCTCCACAGGAGGACTAAAGATGGACTCTTCCCACTCTGGCATTCCAGCTGCTGTTGCTGAAATGGAAAAGAGTGGCTCAGAGAGTGTAGTAAAATCTCAATTTCCACATTTTATGGAGGAGGGCAAAGTAAATTAA